One Thiocapsa bogorovii DNA segment encodes these proteins:
- a CDS encoding ATP-binding cassette domain-containing protein — translation MSDCPLRALDVRKSFFVGARRIRALDGVSLEVKPGVVTGLIGPDGAGKTTFMRLASGLLAPDGGRIEVLGLDATGDALAVQSRIGYMPQRFGLYEDLSVRENLDLYADLQGVPAADRPARHARLMEMTGLGPFGARLAGQLSGGMKQKLGLACTLVNPPRLLLLDEPTVGVDPVSRRELWAIVDRLVAEEGMSLLLSTAYLDEAQRCAQVVLIHQGRVIDQGPPGRFSAPLRGRTFRVKGAPAGRRRLQARLAALPGVLDAVLQGDAVRVVMAEGARPAVADTADDPVRWEPVEPRFEDGFVALLSQGRDKIELPEIKTAVSRFSGDAIVTEGLTRRFGDFVAVDGLSVAVHAGEVFGLLGANGAGKTTTFRMLCGLLPPSEGRARVAGVDLRHAPAEARARVGYMSQRFSLYTNLSAMQNLNFFARAYGLRGASARDRVAWALDAFGLAELAGAESGSLPLGYKQRLAMAAALMHEPDILFLDEPTSGVDPLARREFWSRINALAEGGVTVLVTTHFMEEAEYCDRLAVMAAGEVLALGTPSEIKARAATPEVPQPDLEQAFITLIEAHA, via the coding sequence ATGTCCGATTGCCCATTGCGCGCCCTGGATGTCCGCAAGAGCTTCTTCGTCGGCGCTCGCCGTATCCGTGCGCTGGACGGCGTCAGCCTTGAAGTGAAGCCCGGTGTGGTGACCGGGCTGATCGGTCCCGACGGTGCGGGCAAGACCACCTTCATGCGCCTGGCGTCGGGATTGCTCGCTCCGGATGGCGGCCGCATCGAGGTCTTGGGTCTGGATGCGACCGGCGATGCACTCGCGGTTCAGTCCAGGATCGGGTACATGCCCCAGCGCTTCGGGCTCTACGAAGACTTGAGTGTCCGCGAGAACCTCGACCTCTACGCCGACCTCCAGGGTGTGCCTGCCGCGGATCGTCCCGCCCGGCACGCGCGCCTGATGGAGATGACGGGCCTCGGTCCGTTCGGGGCTCGTCTGGCCGGACAGCTCTCGGGCGGCATGAAACAGAAGCTGGGTTTGGCCTGCACGCTCGTGAATCCGCCACGTCTGCTCTTGCTCGACGAGCCGACGGTCGGCGTCGATCCGGTCTCGCGCCGAGAGCTGTGGGCGATCGTCGATCGGCTGGTGGCGGAGGAGGGGATGAGCCTGCTGCTCTCCACGGCCTATCTCGACGAGGCGCAACGTTGCGCTCAGGTCGTCCTCATCCATCAGGGACGCGTCATCGATCAGGGACCGCCCGGCCGGTTCAGCGCACCGTTGCGCGGCCGCACCTTCCGTGTCAAGGGTGCGCCCGCCGGACGGCGGCGCCTTCAGGCGCGTCTGGCCGCCCTGCCCGGGGTGCTGGATGCCGTCCTCCAGGGCGATGCGGTGCGCGTGGTCATGGCCGAGGGCGCGCGGCCCGCCGTGGCCGATACCGCCGATGATCCGGTCCGGTGGGAACCCGTGGAGCCGCGCTTCGAGGATGGCTTCGTCGCCTTGCTGAGCCAGGGTCGCGACAAGATCGAGCTGCCCGAGATCAAAACGGCGGTGTCGCGTTTCTCGGGCGATGCGATCGTCACCGAGGGACTCACCCGACGGTTCGGCGACTTCGTTGCCGTCGATGGCTTGAGCGTCGCGGTGCATGCCGGAGAGGTCTTCGGCCTGCTCGGCGCCAACGGCGCCGGGAAGACGACCACCTTCCGGATGCTCTGCGGTCTGCTTCCGCCCAGCGAAGGGCGGGCACGGGTGGCCGGGGTCGATCTACGGCATGCACCGGCCGAGGCACGGGCGCGCGTCGGTTACATGTCGCAGCGGTTCTCGCTCTACACCAACCTGTCGGCCATGCAGAATCTGAATTTCTTCGCGCGGGCCTATGGCCTGCGCGGCGCGAGCGCCCGCGACCGGGTCGCCTGGGCGCTGGATGCCTTCGGGCTCGCGGAACTCGCCGGGGCGGAGAGCGGGTCCCTGCCGCTGGGCTACAAACAGCGTCTGGCGATGGCCGCCGCGCTGATGCACGAGCCGGATATCCTCTTTCTCGACGAGCCGACGTCCGGTGTGGACCCGCTTGCGCGTCGCGAGTTCTGGTCGCGGATCAACGCCTTGGCCGAGGGCGGGGTCACCGTCCTGGTGACCACGCACTTCATGGAAGAGGCCGAGTATTGCGATCGTCTGGCCGTCATGGCGGCGGGAGAGGTGTTGGCCTTGGGCACACCGAGCGAGATCAAGGCCCGGGCGGCGACGCCCGAGGTACCGCAACCGGACCTCGAGCAGGCCTTCATCACCTTGATCGAGGCGCACGCCTGA
- a CDS encoding ABC transporter permease produces the protein MGARPRALRLRGLLRKESLQILRDPSSLAIAFVLPVFLLLLFGYGVSLDSKHVPIGLVIEQPSAETQSFLGAFQQSVYFVPRLYPTLQEGRAALRTHAVSGIVVLDGDFAQRLKGDRDAPIQVIVSGTDANSARLLEGYVQGVWSSWLEREAQARRIPLPVAVEPVIRIWFNPELASRNYLVPGLLVVNMTLVGALLTALVFAREWERGTLEALMVTPVTIEEILIGKLLPYFVLGMGGMVLSVIMALFLFEVPMRGSFWILAICSTLFLLAALGMGLLISIVTRNQFVAGMIAIITTFLPAFLLSGFLFDIGSMPPVVQAITHIVAARYFVAILQSLFLAGDIWTLILPNAAALALMAAFFLGLSRRLLRKRIE, from the coding sequence ATGGGCGCCCGACCACGAGCCCTGCGTCTGCGCGGCTTGTTGCGCAAGGAGTCGCTGCAGATCCTGCGCGATCCATCCAGTCTCGCGATTGCTTTTGTCTTGCCCGTGTTCTTGCTGCTGCTCTTCGGCTACGGGGTCTCGTTGGACTCCAAGCATGTCCCGATCGGTCTAGTGATCGAGCAACCGAGCGCGGAGACGCAATCCTTTCTCGGCGCCTTTCAGCAATCGGTCTACTTCGTGCCCCGCCTCTATCCGACGCTCCAGGAGGGGCGTGCCGCCTTGCGGACCCATGCGGTGAGCGGGATCGTCGTGCTCGACGGAGATTTCGCCCAACGTCTGAAAGGCGATCGCGACGCGCCGATCCAGGTCATCGTCAGCGGCACGGACGCCAACTCTGCCCGACTGCTCGAGGGCTATGTGCAAGGGGTCTGGTCAAGCTGGCTGGAACGCGAGGCGCAGGCGCGCCGGATCCCGCTGCCGGTGGCCGTCGAGCCGGTGATCCGCATCTGGTTTAATCCGGAGTTGGCCAGTCGCAACTATCTCGTCCCGGGGTTGCTGGTGGTCAATATGACCCTGGTGGGTGCCCTGTTGACCGCGCTGGTCTTCGCGCGCGAATGGGAGCGCGGCACCTTGGAGGCGCTGATGGTCACGCCCGTAACCATCGAGGAGATCCTGATCGGGAAGTTGCTGCCCTATTTTGTCCTGGGGATGGGCGGGATGGTGCTGTCCGTGATCATGGCCCTGTTTCTGTTCGAGGTGCCGATGCGTGGGTCCTTTTGGATCTTGGCGATCTGCTCGACCCTCTTCCTGCTCGCTGCGCTGGGCATGGGGCTGCTGATCTCGATCGTGACGCGCAATCAATTCGTCGCCGGGATGATCGCGATCATCACGACCTTTTTGCCGGCCTTCCTGCTCTCGGGCTTCCTGTTCGATATCGGCAGTATGCCGCCCGTGGTCCAGGCGATTACCCACATCGTCGCCGCGCGCTACTTCGTGGCCATCCTACAGAGCCTCTTTCTCGCCGGGGACATCTGGACGCTGATCCTGCCCAACGCCGCGGCGCTCGCCTTGATGGCGGCCTTCTTCCTCGGACTGAGCCGTCGCCTGCTGCGCAAGCGCATCGAGTAG
- a CDS encoding ABC transporter permease: MLARILALAIKEFLVLFKDKRSRLVVVVPPLIQLLVFGYAASFDLNDATYAIYDRDGGFAARDLAARFEGAPSFRAVGRITRQGQIAEWIDARKVLLVIQIGPRFTADLLAGTPAPVQILIDGRNSNTAQILQNDVSRIIADFNRDWILARGLQGLPVTLITRAWYNPNLESRWFFVSGLVGILTLVVTMMVTALSVAREREQGTFDQLLVTPLRPIEILIGKATPGLVIGVLEASLVVTIAVFWFRVPLVGGLDVLYAGILLFVLAAVGVGLMISSLAATLQQALLGAFLFLVPAVILSGFATPIANMPEAVQILTLGDPLRYYLVILRSVFLEGAGFELLIGQMWPLAVIAVLTLAAAGWLFRHRMA, encoded by the coding sequence ATGCTCGCTCGCATCCTCGCGCTGGCCATCAAGGAGTTTCTTGTCCTCTTCAAGGATAAGCGCAGTCGGCTGGTGGTCGTGGTGCCGCCGCTGATCCAGTTGCTGGTATTCGGCTATGCGGCGTCGTTCGATCTCAACGACGCCACCTACGCCATCTACGATCGCGACGGGGGCTTCGCGGCGCGCGATCTGGCGGCGCGCTTCGAGGGTGCGCCAAGCTTTCGCGCGGTCGGTCGGATCACGCGGCAAGGGCAGATCGCCGAGTGGATCGATGCGCGCAAGGTCCTGTTGGTCATCCAGATCGGGCCGCGCTTCACGGCCGATCTGCTGGCGGGCACGCCTGCCCCGGTGCAGATCTTGATCGACGGGCGCAACTCCAACACGGCTCAGATCCTTCAGAACGACGTCAGCCGAATCATCGCGGATTTCAATCGGGACTGGATTCTCGCCCGGGGCTTGCAGGGCCTGCCGGTGACTCTGATCACGCGGGCCTGGTACAACCCCAATCTCGAGAGTCGCTGGTTCTTCGTCTCCGGATTGGTGGGGATCCTGACCCTGGTGGTGACCATGATGGTCACGGCGCTTTCGGTTGCGCGCGAGCGCGAGCAGGGGACCTTCGATCAACTCCTCGTGACGCCATTGCGGCCGATCGAGATCCTGATCGGCAAGGCGACGCCGGGCCTGGTGATCGGCGTCCTGGAGGCGTCCTTGGTCGTGACCATCGCGGTGTTCTGGTTCCGGGTGCCCTTGGTCGGCGGTCTCGACGTGCTCTATGCCGGGATTCTGCTGTTCGTGCTGGCCGCCGTCGGGGTGGGGCTCATGATCTCCTCCTTGGCTGCGACCCTTCAACAGGCGCTCCTCGGGGCCTTCCTCTTCTTGGTTCCGGCGGTCATCCTCTCGGGTTTCGCCACACCCATCGCGAACATGCCCGAGGCGGTGCAGATCCTCACTCTTGGCGACCCGCTGCGGTATTACCTGGTGATCCTGCGCAGCGTCTTTCTCGAAGGTGCCGGATTCGAGCTTCTGATCGGTCAGATGTGGCCGCTGGCGGTCATCGCCGTCCTAACGCTCGCCGCGGCCGGGTGGTTATTCAGGCATCGCATGGCCTGA
- a CDS encoding P-loop NTPase family protein — protein sequence MCKRTRCRHFHLLDEPSNGLDEETRGRLVRILGVLPQALVLISHDARFRRQVTSHQYRLHNGAIGPLEPHDPRRRDSDRPSGHAMPE from the coding sequence TTGTGCAAGCGCACACGCTGCCGACATTTTCATCTGCTCGACGAGCCCAGCAACGGACTCGACGAGGAGACCCGGGGGCGCCTGGTGAGGATCCTCGGCGTCCTCCCGCAGGCACTGGTCCTGATCTCGCACGACGCCCGCTTCAGGCGTCAGGTCACCAGCCATCAATACCGCCTGCACAACGGCGCGATCGGCCCGCTCGAGCCGCATGACCCGAGGCGCCGGGATTCTGATCGGCCCTCAGGCCATGCGATGCCTGAATAA